In the genome of Drosophila pseudoobscura strain MV-25-SWS-2005 chromosome 3, UCI_Dpse_MV25, whole genome shotgun sequence, one region contains:
- the LOC4805665 gene encoding uncharacterized protein isoform X1, whose translation MKGMIIVPMDIDPGFRKATIHNLPTLNSGMVYNFCLAASSEKSQNISTDKNDLLADYVQLRQKGSICELKAMVFSASEFADTDTHANVAIKVLENPRAIAEGQCSRCPDSEVCPHIVAFTFWLLHKSTERQPSAVVEFWGHELELLVQTEPTRAIQICDMIPKDEVRLQSDASSQKMNDSDGQAFLSTVLEEIAICGRGSALYRQCVETSDEFETLFVHHVLLRANEYNIHDVQGFAQHMEQQAQIGLIESLNDVSRNQYKSRLWVETQYMRIRCSMINLLATRKTAEDDEQIFNMMFCKGRDTNTDARMQLKQHKRFILKQTEKLENKEYVECGLMLHESYPFLCATPDGITDDHIVEIKAPKSEEDFQRYLEAGESIAPKYMAQIQIQMFVANVSKALYCVLSPIFETNGALHYVWVEADPEFVASLITMADDFWRDIVFPRLLNTYPQITYSH comes from the exons ATGAAGGGAATGATTATTGTTCCCATGGACATAGATCCTGGCTTCCGCAAGGCAACCATCCACAATTTACCCACCCTCAACAGCGGAATGGTGTATAACTTTTGCCTGGCAGCATCCTCCGAAAAGTCACAAAATAT ATCGACGGATAAAAATGATCTCTTAGCAGATTATGTGCAATTGCGACAGAAGGGCAGCATCTGCGAACTGAAGGCCATGGTATTCTCCGCATCCGAGTTTGCCGATACGGACACACATGCCAATGTCGCCATCAAAGTTCTCGAAAACCCGCGGGCCATTGCCGAGGGCCAATGCAGTCGGTGCCCCGATTCTG AAGTGTGTCCACATATTGTGGCCTTCACATTTTGGCTACTGCACAAGAGTACGGAGCGACAACCCTCTGCTGTGGTTGAATTTTGGGGGCACGAACTGGAATTGCTAGTGCAGACGGAGCCCACACGGGCCATTCAAATATGTGATATGATTCCAAAGGATGAAGTCCGACTGCAGAGTGACGCGAGCTCTCAAAAAATGAACGACAGCGATGGTCAGGCCTTCCTCTCGACTGTGCTGGAGGAAATAGCTATTTGTGGACGTGGATCGGCTCTGTACCGGCAGTGTGTGGAGACCAGTGATGAGTTTGAGACACTCTTTGTGCATCATGTGCTGTTGAGGGCAAACGAGTACAACATACACGATGTCCAGGGCTTTGCGCAGCACAtggagcagcaggcgcagaTCGGTCTCATTGAGAGCCTCAATGATGTGAGCAGGAACCAGTACAAGTCGAGGCTGTGGGTGGAAACGCAGTACATGCGCATACGCTGCTCCATGATAAACCTTTTGGCTACTCGCAAAACGGCCGAGGATGATGAGCAGATATTCAACATGATGTTCTGCAAGGGTCGCGACACGAACACCGATGCCCGTATGCAGCTGAAGCAGCACAAGCGATTCATTCTTAAGCAGAcggaaaaactggaaaataaAGAGTACGTCGAATGCGGACTGATGCTGCACGAGAGCTATCCGTTTTTGTGCGCTACACCAGATGGAATCACAGACGATCACATTGTTGAGATCAAAGCACCAAAGTCCGAGGAGGACTTTCAAAGGTATCTCGAGGCCGGCGAATCGATAGCACCCAAATATATGGCtcaaatacagatacaaatgtttGTGGCAAATGTCAGCAAGGCGCTCTACTGCGTCCTCAGTCCCATATTCGAGACGAACGGGGCCCTGCACTATGTCTGGGTGGAAGCCGATCCGGAATTTGTGGCCAGTCTGATCACCATGGCCGACGACTTTTGGAGGGACATTGTCTTTCCGCGCCTTCTCAACACCTATCCCCAGATAACATATTCCCATTAG
- the LOC4805665 gene encoding uncharacterized protein isoform X2 encodes MKGMIIVPMDIDPGFRKATIHNLPTLNSGMVYNFCLAASSEKSQNISTDKNDLLADYVQLRQKGSICELKAMVFSASEFADTDTHANVAIKVLENPRAIAEGQCSRCPDSVCPHIVAFTFWLLHKSTERQPSAVVEFWGHELELLVQTEPTRAIQICDMIPKDEVRLQSDASSQKMNDSDGQAFLSTVLEEIAICGRGSALYRQCVETSDEFETLFVHHVLLRANEYNIHDVQGFAQHMEQQAQIGLIESLNDVSRNQYKSRLWVETQYMRIRCSMINLLATRKTAEDDEQIFNMMFCKGRDTNTDARMQLKQHKRFILKQTEKLENKEYVECGLMLHESYPFLCATPDGITDDHIVEIKAPKSEEDFQRYLEAGESIAPKYMAQIQIQMFVANVSKALYCVLSPIFETNGALHYVWVEADPEFVASLITMADDFWRDIVFPRLLNTYPQITYSH; translated from the exons ATGAAGGGAATGATTATTGTTCCCATGGACATAGATCCTGGCTTCCGCAAGGCAACCATCCACAATTTACCCACCCTCAACAGCGGAATGGTGTATAACTTTTGCCTGGCAGCATCCTCCGAAAAGTCACAAAATAT ATCGACGGATAAAAATGATCTCTTAGCAGATTATGTGCAATTGCGACAGAAGGGCAGCATCTGCGAACTGAAGGCCATGGTATTCTCCGCATCCGAGTTTGCCGATACGGACACACATGCCAATGTCGCCATCAAAGTTCTCGAAAACCCGCGGGCCATTGCCGAGGGCCAATGCAGTCGGTGCCCCGATTCTG TGTGTCCACATATTGTGGCCTTCACATTTTGGCTACTGCACAAGAGTACGGAGCGACAACCCTCTGCTGTGGTTGAATTTTGGGGGCACGAACTGGAATTGCTAGTGCAGACGGAGCCCACACGGGCCATTCAAATATGTGATATGATTCCAAAGGATGAAGTCCGACTGCAGAGTGACGCGAGCTCTCAAAAAATGAACGACAGCGATGGTCAGGCCTTCCTCTCGACTGTGCTGGAGGAAATAGCTATTTGTGGACGTGGATCGGCTCTGTACCGGCAGTGTGTGGAGACCAGTGATGAGTTTGAGACACTCTTTGTGCATCATGTGCTGTTGAGGGCAAACGAGTACAACATACACGATGTCCAGGGCTTTGCGCAGCACAtggagcagcaggcgcagaTCGGTCTCATTGAGAGCCTCAATGATGTGAGCAGGAACCAGTACAAGTCGAGGCTGTGGGTGGAAACGCAGTACATGCGCATACGCTGCTCCATGATAAACCTTTTGGCTACTCGCAAAACGGCCGAGGATGATGAGCAGATATTCAACATGATGTTCTGCAAGGGTCGCGACACGAACACCGATGCCCGTATGCAGCTGAAGCAGCACAAGCGATTCATTCTTAAGCAGAcggaaaaactggaaaataaAGAGTACGTCGAATGCGGACTGATGCTGCACGAGAGCTATCCGTTTTTGTGCGCTACACCAGATGGAATCACAGACGATCACATTGTTGAGATCAAAGCACCAAAGTCCGAGGAGGACTTTCAAAGGTATCTCGAGGCCGGCGAATCGATAGCACCCAAATATATGGCtcaaatacagatacaaatgtttGTGGCAAATGTCAGCAAGGCGCTCTACTGCGTCCTCAGTCCCATATTCGAGACGAACGGGGCCCTGCACTATGTCTGGGTGGAAGCCGATCCGGAATTTGTGGCCAGTCTGATCACCATGGCCGACGACTTTTGGAGGGACATTGTCTTTCCGCGCCTTCTCAACACCTATCCCCAGATAACATATTCCCATTAG